In the Verrucomicrobiota bacterium genome, one interval contains:
- a CDS encoding alkaline phosphatase: protein MNRRHFIRALGITGLGSATLPQIAHSAALPRPLAPKSGSIPKKIIMLIADGMSMSTLTCADIYSRNTRQIPLEWIKLLHSPLPELSLMNMQSLNSIVTDSAAASSSWSSGCRVNNGTLNTLPDGKLLRPLLPILKENGWKIGVATTTTVTHATPAGFLIANPARGAEGQIAEQYLTAAPDVALGGGLIFFPEGLQKSFISKGYTLCKTADELLKSGAKDKLLGLFDEGHMTYCIDRKPLGLEGKLPSLGQMTQIALRNLSASGDKFFLQVEGGRVDHAAHANDAGAIVHEMLDFDGAVKVALEFQQKNPDTLVIITTDHGNANMGVNGMGGAYLDSDDTFTKVAGFNASIGRIIQEMGVSLDNPDNPLKGFNAAEPLIPDKVISTTEKYTGIKISDDHAKAFCAMVKPGKDTPAYLVKPLNAQFANPVNLIAQILSNYTGVGWTGSTHTSDFVPLTATGPGQEQFAGFLQNTDIFAKFMKFAGVKFSNS from the coding sequence ATGAACCGTCGTCACTTTATCAGAGCCCTCGGGATTACCGGCCTGGGATCTGCCACATTACCCCAGATCGCGCATTCTGCGGCCCTTCCCAGGCCCCTAGCGCCCAAAAGCGGGAGCATTCCTAAAAAGATCATCATGCTCATCGCTGACGGGATGAGCATGAGCACCCTCACCTGTGCCGATATCTATTCCCGGAATACCCGACAAATCCCCTTGGAATGGATCAAACTGCTCCACTCCCCCCTGCCCGAACTCTCCCTGATGAATATGCAGTCATTAAATTCCATCGTCACTGACTCCGCCGCCGCGTCGAGCTCTTGGAGTTCGGGCTGCCGGGTCAATAATGGTACGCTCAATACCCTACCCGACGGCAAATTGCTCAGGCCCCTCCTACCGATCCTGAAAGAAAATGGCTGGAAAATCGGGGTCGCCACCACCACGACAGTGACCCATGCCACTCCTGCTGGATTTTTAATCGCTAATCCCGCCCGCGGCGCGGAAGGACAAATCGCTGAACAATACCTCACCGCCGCGCCCGATGTCGCTCTAGGCGGCGGCCTCATATTCTTCCCGGAAGGTCTCCAGAAGTCATTCATCTCAAAAGGTTATACCCTCTGCAAAACAGCTGATGAACTCCTGAAATCCGGTGCCAAAGATAAATTACTCGGGCTTTTTGACGAAGGCCACATGACCTACTGTATCGACCGTAAGCCTTTGGGGCTGGAGGGCAAATTGCCCAGCCTCGGGCAGATGACGCAAATTGCGCTGCGCAATTTGTCCGCCAGCGGGGATAAGTTTTTCCTCCAGGTCGAAGGCGGGCGTGTCGACCATGCCGCCCACGCCAATGATGCCGGGGCCATTGTCCATGAAATGCTCGATTTCGACGGGGCGGTGAAAGTGGCCTTGGAATTCCAACAGAAAAACCCGGACACCCTCGTGATCATCACTACCGACCACGGAAATGCTAATATGGGGGTCAATGGCATGGGCGGTGCCTATTTAGACTCCGATGATACTTTCACTAAGGTCGCCGGATTTAATGCCAGTATCGGACGGATCATCCAGGAGATGGGGGTCAGCCTCGATAATCCTGATAACCCGCTTAAAGGGTTTAATGCCGCCGAACCCCTCATCCCCGATAAAGTCATTTCAACGACCGAAAAATATACCGGCATCAAAATCTCCGATGACCACGCAAAAGCTTTCTGCGCAATGGTTAAACCCGGCAAAGACACCCCGGCTTACCTCGTCAAACCGCTCAACGCCCAATTCGCTAACCCCGTTAATCTCATCGCGCAAATCCTGTCAAATTACACCGGTGTCGGATGGACCGGCTCCACCCATACCAGCGATTTCGTCCCGCTCACCGCCACCGGCCCCGGCCAAGAGCAATTTGCTGGATTCCTCCAGAATACCGACATCTTCGCTAAATTCATGAAATTTGCTGGAGTAAAATTTTCCAACAGCTAA
- the tilS gene encoding tRNA lysidine(34) synthetase TilS has product NHQLRGRQSDADERFVRQLAKKLGVKASFGKGNVAQFAQKNKLSIETAARQMRYAFFEKISSKYKIRQLYLAHHADDQIETFLQRLFRGTGIGGLTGIKPQTRRGKLLLHRPLLSLTKQQIAQYAKDQGLKWREDESNLHLDFNRNRVRHQLIPLAKDIFGRDITPVVLRLIEILDGEDEYMSPSKPPRILSVKDLQGQPKAIQRRMIHVWLSQTHKVFMPDFDEVESIRKLLSPGETSCRINLKKGLHVKRSRGTLKLEK; this is encoded by the coding sequence ATAATCATCAATTACGTGGGCGGCAAAGTGATGCGGACGAGCGATTTGTACGTCAGCTGGCCAAAAAACTCGGGGTAAAAGCCTCTTTTGGCAAAGGAAATGTCGCGCAATTTGCCCAGAAAAACAAACTCTCCATCGAAACAGCTGCCCGCCAGATGCGTTATGCTTTTTTCGAGAAAATCTCATCAAAATACAAAATCCGGCAGCTTTACCTCGCCCACCATGCCGACGATCAAATCGAGACATTCCTCCAAAGGCTTTTCCGCGGAACCGGTATTGGAGGATTAACAGGCATTAAACCACAAACCCGACGCGGCAAATTGCTCCTGCATAGACCATTACTGAGTCTCACCAAGCAGCAAATCGCCCAATATGCCAAAGATCAGGGATTAAAATGGCGTGAAGACGAGAGCAATTTGCATCTGGATTTCAATAGAAACCGTGTCCGCCATCAATTAATCCCCTTAGCCAAAGATATTTTCGGGCGCGATATTACTCCCGTTGTCCTGCGCTTGATCGAAATCTTGGACGGTGAAGATGAATACATGAGCCCATCTAAACCTCCCCGGATTCTGTCTGTAAAAGACCTCCAAGGGCAGCCTAAGGCCATTCAACGCCGTATGATCCATGTCTGGTTATCCCAGACCCATAAGGTTTTTATGCCTGATTTCGATGAGGTGGAATCAATCCGTAAGCTGCTTAGCCCAGGTGAGACATCCTGCCGGATTAACCTAAAAAAAGGGCTCCACGTGAAAAGAAGTCGTGGAACCCTGAAGTTAGAAAAGTAG
- a CDS encoding PfkB family carbohydrate kinase, with protein MNIITVNPKQVIRQTAEALVSSKSKIRRVPGIVGFDGFVDNIIHIVDKRKSATEYTPVAKIKDFAKRIADAADKSTNMEMVTVQTRLGGNGPIMANALVSFSMPVTYIGLLGATVELHPIFREFAKRAKVISIGDPSETDALEFEDGKLMMGKHGTLHHLSWNNILKKIPANQLIKAFSDSKFIAMVNWTMLPHMGDIWKQLLKEVGPAMKGEKRVMFFDLADPAKRTTDDIKGALSQITKFQQYFNVILGLNEAESEQVADVLGIKAVGKKQTLIVDRAIKIREKLGIHVCVIHPVQYAAAASETDALYVDGPYTAKPKTTTGAGDNFNAGFCLGFVNGFQLARSLQLGVATSGFYVRNAKSPTVDELIKFLQTL; from the coding sequence ATGAATATTATCACAGTCAATCCCAAGCAGGTAATCCGCCAAACGGCTGAGGCGCTCGTCAGTTCAAAATCCAAAATCCGCCGGGTCCCTGGAATCGTCGGGTTCGATGGGTTTGTCGATAATATCATACATATTGTCGATAAACGGAAGAGTGCCACAGAGTACACCCCTGTCGCGAAGATCAAGGATTTCGCTAAACGGATCGCCGATGCTGCTGATAAAAGCACGAATATGGAGATGGTGACTGTCCAGACCCGTCTGGGTGGCAATGGCCCGATTATGGCTAATGCCCTTGTTTCTTTCAGTATGCCGGTGACCTATATCGGGCTTTTAGGGGCGACGGTCGAGCTGCACCCGATTTTTCGTGAATTCGCCAAACGCGCCAAGGTCATCAGCATTGGAGACCCGAGTGAGACCGATGCTTTGGAGTTCGAAGACGGCAAGCTCATGATGGGTAAACACGGGACCCTCCACCATCTATCTTGGAATAATATCCTCAAAAAAATCCCGGCTAACCAATTGATCAAAGCCTTTTCTGATTCCAAATTCATCGCCATGGTGAATTGGACCATGCTCCCGCACATGGGCGATATTTGGAAACAATTACTGAAGGAAGTCGGCCCTGCGATGAAGGGTGAGAAACGGGTGATGTTCTTTGACCTAGCCGATCCCGCTAAACGCACGACGGATGATATCAAAGGGGCTCTGTCGCAAATTACGAAGTTCCAACAGTATTTTAATGTTATTTTAGGTTTGAATGAAGCGGAATCCGAGCAAGTTGCTGATGTCCTCGGGATAAAAGCCGTTGGCAAAAAACAAACTCTGATCGTTGACCGGGCCATTAAAATCCGCGAAAAACTCGGGATCCACGTCTGTGTGATCCATCCGGTCCAGTACGCAGCAGCGGCCTCTGAGACTGATGCTCTTTATGTCGATGGGCCATACACCGCCAAACCTAAAACAACGACCGGTGCCGGGGATAACTTTAATGCCGGTTTTTGCCTGGGATTCGTCAACGGTTTCCAGCTCGCCCGCTCCCTCCAGCTCGGTGTGGCCACCAGCGGTTTCTACGTTCGTAATGCCAAAAGCCCCACCGTCGATGAGTTAATTAAATTCCTCCAAACCTTGTAA
- the rpsT gene encoding 30S ribosomal protein S20, translated as MPNIKSAIKHTRSDKRKTAYNSKSKETIKSAKKDFLKLVQAGKKDEASTALSRVASALDKAAKRKTIHKNKADRMKSRLAKRLK; from the coding sequence ATGCCGAATATTAAATCAGCCATCAAGCACACTAGAAGTGATAAGCGTAAAACCGCTTACAACAGCAAGTCAAAAGAGACCATTAAAAGCGCCAAGAAGGATTTTCTGAAACTCGTACAGGCCGGTAAAAAGGATGAAGCGAGCACAGCCCTTTCTAGAGTAGCATCCGCCTTGGATAAGGCTGCTAAACGCAAAACAATCCATAAGAATAAAGCGGATCGTATGAAGTCACGCCTGGCAAAACGTCTGAAATAG
- a CDS encoding efflux RND transporter permease subunit encodes MSIADFSIRRPVFAWMVMSALIIFGAICFGRLGVSLLPDVELPSIVVIVDWPGAAPEVMETEIVDRMEQGLVSVSGIDNIKSTIRQGNAQVTLELRQGRSVDAALLEVQSNLSRIRLPKEAEQPLILKINPADQEIMWLGVTSNKRSLRDLTIYADRYLRDKFQILPGVGQIVLSGFAERNLRIWVDQAKLQEYEITILDIQNTLRTQNIEQAAGYLENSLNEINIRMMGEGLTPEAVGEIIILQRGGQPIYNSQIKIKDVARVEDSLNDLRSISKIDGIQGAGIGIRKQRGFNSVKVADEVKKTVEDIRKNIPDDIKIQINYDETIFTREAVDETEFTLLLSAILTAIVCLIFLGSPSSTFNVVMSIPTSILGTFMVLYFMDFTLNLFTLLALSLSIGIVVDDAIMVLENIVRHYEMGKDRKTAAGDGAREITSAAVAATLAVVAVFLPIALVQGVIGKFLFQFGITLCAAVLLSLVEAITLTPMRCSQFLSVGGADRSSNIIWRSLTWPLTFLSNACKNQIQWLAGKYHTSLAFTLKYRYLTVFVITILWLVSMIPVKFLPKEFNPSQDQSMILVKYETPIGSSLEHTRNILSEAEKLIMARPEVRTYFLAVGGFQGETVNSGIMFVSLKSKKERSLSQQKLQEIFRTDLNKIKDLKAFVIDLSKGGPNGGLGFPITFSLQGPSLAVLKEESAKLMQKMKDEKLAVDIDTDYKEGQPEYRIYVDRDKASRRGVTVQTISDTVTAAFGGVREGKFTNEDRRYDVRIRVLPDNRTKKEDLLNLQIRNIYGELIPIGEIITIEKVDTVQTIARRNRERSISIQANPAPGVAENTALNRIEQIAKEQLPPGYRLLPSDTAKTNKEFGEQIIFALGMGILVAYMVLAAQFNSYGHPFIILLAIPFAISGAFIGLLITGQTLNLYSFIGLVLLMGIVKKNSILLVEFTNQIREHEGLNVRESLLKAGPIRLRPILMTSIATIAAAIPPALAIGPGAESRIPMSVTIIAGTLFSTISTLFLVPSSYSIFESIKAWTQSKTHFGEKERNRKRVGEVEI; translated from the coding sequence ATGAGTATTGCCGACTTCTCCATCCGCCGTCCTGTCTTTGCTTGGATGGTTATGTCCGCCCTGATCATATTTGGTGCCATTTGCTTCGGGCGCCTCGGGGTCAGCCTGCTCCCTGACGTCGAGCTCCCGAGCATCGTCGTCATTGTCGACTGGCCGGGTGCGGCTCCCGAGGTCATGGAAACTGAAATCGTCGATCGGATGGAGCAAGGCCTCGTCAGCGTCTCGGGCATCGACAATATCAAATCCACCATCCGCCAGGGCAATGCGCAAGTCACCCTCGAGCTCCGCCAGGGCCGCAGCGTGGATGCCGCCCTACTGGAAGTGCAATCAAACCTTAGCCGTATCCGTTTACCGAAAGAGGCCGAACAACCTTTAATCCTGAAAATCAACCCCGCCGACCAAGAAATCATGTGGCTCGGGGTGACCTCAAATAAACGTTCCCTCCGGGACCTAACCATTTATGCCGACCGTTATCTCCGGGATAAATTCCAAATCCTACCCGGTGTCGGGCAAATTGTGCTGAGCGGATTTGCTGAGCGCAATTTACGGATCTGGGTGGATCAAGCCAAGCTCCAGGAGTATGAAATCACCATCCTCGACATTCAAAACACTTTACGAACCCAGAATATCGAGCAGGCAGCCGGCTACTTAGAAAACAGCCTCAATGAAATCAATATCCGCATGATGGGTGAGGGCCTGACCCCGGAAGCTGTCGGGGAAATCATCATTCTCCAGCGGGGCGGACAACCGATTTATAATTCCCAGATCAAAATCAAGGATGTCGCCCGTGTGGAGGACAGCCTTAATGACCTCCGCAGCATTTCCAAAATCGACGGCATCCAAGGGGCGGGTATCGGCATCCGCAAACAACGCGGGTTTAACTCGGTCAAAGTCGCCGATGAAGTCAAAAAAACGGTGGAAGATATCCGCAAGAATATTCCTGACGATATCAAAATCCAGATTAACTACGATGAAACGATTTTCACCCGTGAAGCTGTCGATGAGACAGAATTTACCCTCTTACTTTCAGCCATACTAACCGCCATCGTCTGCTTGATTTTTCTCGGCAGCCCCTCCAGCACTTTTAATGTCGTCATGTCTATCCCTACATCGATCCTAGGGACTTTCATGGTTCTTTATTTCATGGATTTCACTCTAAATCTTTTCACCCTCTTGGCCCTTTCACTCTCCATTGGTATTGTCGTGGATGATGCCATTATGGTCTTGGAGAATATTGTGCGGCATTATGAAATGGGTAAAGACCGGAAAACCGCTGCCGGCGATGGGGCACGTGAGATTACTTCCGCAGCGGTGGCCGCCACACTGGCCGTGGTGGCTGTTTTCCTGCCTATCGCCCTTGTCCAAGGCGTTATAGGTAAGTTCCTCTTCCAGTTTGGCATTACCCTTTGCGCGGCCGTCCTCCTCTCTTTAGTGGAAGCGATCACCCTTACCCCGATGCGCTGCTCCCAGTTCCTTTCTGTCGGGGGGGCGGATCGTTCTTCAAATATTATTTGGCGTAGCCTGACGTGGCCTCTGACTTTTCTTTCGAATGCCTGTAAAAACCAGATTCAATGGCTCGCCGGAAAATATCATACCAGCTTGGCTTTCACCCTCAAATACCGGTATCTGACAGTCTTTGTCATTACCATTTTATGGTTAGTATCCATGATCCCTGTGAAATTCCTGCCAAAAGAATTCAATCCCTCCCAAGATCAAAGCATGATCTTGGTCAAATATGAGACCCCTATCGGTTCCTCTCTTGAACACACCCGGAACATCCTTTCGGAAGCTGAAAAATTAATCATGGCACGCCCTGAAGTCAGGACTTATTTCCTGGCCGTCGGGGGGTTCCAAGGCGAAACGGTGAATTCTGGCATCATGTTCGTCTCCCTGAAATCTAAAAAGGAACGTTCACTTTCCCAACAAAAACTCCAAGAAATCTTCCGGACCGATCTGAATAAAATCAAGGATTTGAAGGCCTTCGTCATTGACCTCTCCAAAGGCGGCCCCAACGGCGGACTCGGTTTCCCCATCACCTTTAGCCTTCAGGGGCCCTCCCTAGCGGTCCTCAAGGAAGAGTCCGCAAAGCTGATGCAAAAGATGAAAGATGAGAAGCTCGCTGTAGATATTGATACCGATTATAAAGAAGGCCAACCGGAATACCGTATTTATGTTGACCGTGACAAGGCTTCACGCCGTGGTGTGACTGTCCAGACCATCTCCGATACGGTCACAGCAGCATTCGGCGGGGTACGTGAAGGGAAATTTACCAATGAAGACCGTCGTTACGATGTCCGTATCCGTGTCCTCCCTGATAACCGGACAAAAAAGGAAGATCTTCTTAATCTCCAAATCCGTAATATTTACGGTGAACTCATCCCTATTGGTGAGATCATCACCATAGAAAAAGTCGATACGGTACAAACCATCGCACGCCGTAACCGCGAACGCTCCATTAGCATTCAGGCTAATCCGGCTCCCGGAGTGGCGGAAAATACCGCCCTGAACCGGATTGAGCAAATCGCCAAAGAACAACTCCCCCCGGGGTATCGCCTACTTCCATCTGATACTGCCAAGACAAATAAGGAATTCGGCGAACAAATCATATTTGCCCTCGGCATGGGGATACTTGTGGCCTACATGGTGCTCGCAGCCCAGTTTAATAGCTACGGCCATCCATTTATCATTCTCTTGGCCATTCCCTTTGCTATCAGCGGGGCCTTTATCGGACTGCTGATTACGGGCCAGACTTTGAACCTCTACAGCTTTATCGGCCTTGTCCTTCTCATGGGGATCGTGAAGAAGAATTCCATTCTCCTTGTGGAATTTACCAATCAAATCCGGGAACATGAAGGCCTCAATGTCCGTGAATCTCTCCTGAAAGCCGGTCCGATCCGCCTCCGTCCCATCTTGATGACATCTATAGCCACCATTGCGGCGGCCATCCCCCCCGCCCTCGCCATCGGACCCGGTGCTGAAAGCCGTATCCCTATGTCGGTGACCATTATTGCTGGCACCCTCTTTTCCACCATCTCCACCCTCTTCCTCGTCCCGAGCAGTTACTCCATCTTTGAAAGCATCAAAGCCTGGACACAGTCTAAAACCCATTTCGGCGAAAAAGAGCGCAACCGTAAGCGTGTGGGTGAAGTGGAGATATAA
- a CDS encoding TolC family protein yields MKIARTKKQSVDKRSEIIESARHLFALTSPEDLVLDHVAKQAGVAKGTLYLYFKDKSDLIRGVIEDTMQKAETEIDSATANISDPVEKLKIRLLIFLRFADENHEFFFRYCNPHLMEEAKTSSCPPSGLMNAINKIQELIKQVSDQYSLNIPNTRLVALFFMSLGRSALLEKALFKGDWSLESRFDDIFKLFAGGIGLSIKKLKIILISFGICLIGLNLNAQTNSQQKVSPLPSGKKLNANKPTPVPIPVDSFDLKTCFELSLLRSETIGMSEADIRVAEARFWQAVGEALPKIKVTGNQYFFGNNNSGGGDVIPFGGANSPGFSTGSSSDQSRDAKVNVRIPLFSGLTDFYGGRSRDAERKASKFTKAREVQKLYLDTSEAFYQVISYQDDLRLLQSIQKSLEDRIKDQDRRVKLGKSRVSELLAAQTDLAETKVAIEKTKGLLGASKELLSFFIGIPADKIILNDATPNPMTKDIEDYLKLVGERPDVLAAVQNERATRDAIRAQQGQHYPQIRMEGDYFFYSEPDSQRQWTTYITVDVPIFEGGIIEAKVNERKAIYHKTKLDFSKIKREAIKEVRTEFNNFNSSIAELLRLQEAENTAIQNYQAQQGDYDLGIVTNLDVLQSFRQLVETQRRMVVANINTKLNLIRLNVAAGDVSK; encoded by the coding sequence ATGAAAATAGCTCGCACTAAAAAGCAATCGGTTGATAAACGCTCCGAGATTATCGAGAGCGCCCGTCACCTCTTTGCTCTGACGAGTCCAGAGGATTTGGTCCTGGATCACGTCGCTAAACAAGCAGGCGTGGCTAAAGGCACTTTATACCTGTATTTCAAAGACAAGTCCGACCTTATCCGCGGGGTTATCGAAGACACCATGCAAAAAGCCGAAACAGAGATTGATTCTGCGACCGCGAATATTTCAGATCCGGTTGAAAAACTAAAAATCCGGCTGCTTATTTTTCTACGCTTCGCGGATGAAAACCATGAATTTTTCTTCCGCTATTGTAATCCCCATCTCATGGAGGAAGCCAAGACCTCCTCTTGCCCCCCCAGCGGATTGATGAATGCCATCAATAAAATCCAAGAGCTGATCAAACAAGTCTCCGATCAATACTCACTTAATATTCCGAATACCCGATTAGTCGCCCTCTTTTTTATGTCATTAGGACGCTCAGCACTCCTTGAGAAGGCCCTATTCAAAGGAGATTGGTCCCTGGAAAGCCGGTTTGATGATATTTTTAAACTTTTTGCAGGAGGAATCGGATTATCAATCAAGAAGTTAAAAATCATACTCATCAGTTTTGGAATTTGCCTGATTGGTCTAAACCTAAATGCCCAGACTAATTCACAACAAAAGGTTTCTCCCTTGCCATCCGGGAAAAAACTCAATGCAAATAAGCCGACTCCCGTTCCTATTCCCGTTGACTCCTTTGATTTAAAGACTTGTTTTGAGCTATCCCTCCTCCGTAGCGAGACAATCGGCATGAGTGAGGCCGACATCCGTGTAGCCGAGGCACGCTTTTGGCAGGCGGTCGGAGAAGCCCTTCCCAAAATCAAGGTCACTGGAAATCAATACTTTTTCGGAAATAACAATAGTGGAGGGGGGGATGTCATCCCGTTTGGTGGTGCGAATTCCCCAGGCTTCTCCACAGGCTCCTCCAGTGACCAGTCCCGGGATGCAAAAGTCAATGTGAGGATCCCGCTTTTCTCCGGCCTCACCGATTTTTATGGTGGTCGCTCCCGTGATGCTGAACGGAAAGCCAGCAAATTTACGAAGGCCCGCGAGGTTCAAAAGCTTTATCTCGACACTTCCGAAGCTTTTTATCAAGTGATCAGTTATCAAGACGATCTTCGGTTACTCCAAAGCATCCAAAAGTCCCTTGAGGATAGGATAAAAGATCAGGATCGGAGGGTTAAACTCGGGAAATCCCGGGTGAGCGAACTCCTAGCCGCCCAGACAGATCTGGCAGAAACCAAAGTCGCCATTGAAAAAACAAAAGGATTATTAGGAGCGTCTAAAGAGTTACTGAGCTTTTTTATCGGGATCCCGGCAGATAAAATCATCCTGAATGATGCCACCCCGAATCCCATGACCAAGGATATCGAGGATTATTTAAAGTTAGTCGGGGAAAGACCGGATGTTCTCGCCGCCGTCCAAAATGAACGCGCCACAAGGGACGCAATCAGGGCCCAGCAAGGTCAACACTATCCCCAGATCCGTATGGAAGGGGATTATTTTTTCTATTCAGAGCCCGACAGCCAACGCCAATGGACGACTTATATCACTGTCGATGTGCCCATCTTTGAAGGCGGTATCATTGAGGCCAAGGTCAACGAACGTAAGGCCATTTATCATAAAACAAAACTCGATTTCTCTAAGATCAAACGCGAAGCGATCAAAGAGGTGCGTACGGAGTTCAATAACTTTAATTCCTCGATTGCAGAGCTGCTCCGACTCCAGGAAGCTGAAAATACCGCTATCCAAAACTACCAAGCCCAACAAGGCGATTATGACCTGGGTATCGTGACCAATCTCGATGTCCTCCAGTCTTTCCGGCAGCTCGTCGAAACCCAACGCCGGATGGTCGTGGCGAATATCAATACAAAACTCAACCTGATCCGGCTCAATGTCGCTGCGGGGGATGTCTCCAAATGA